Proteins from a genomic interval of Crassostrea angulata isolate pt1a10 chromosome 7, ASM2561291v2, whole genome shotgun sequence:
- the LOC128155996 gene encoding hemicentin-2-like: MAEYGKIIVRQRILTLFICCLLVRNYCKAGTVTTKSTLTARIGFHPTDFECTYTVDADENVHAGDISWQIENTTGSENFETLAEFSPPDAHGKHNQFASTATGSDFKSRSVLYDVVNSGVNTFTAVFRLNEIRCEDEGNYRCVVGFSTSSGSYTKSSNVSLMVTVPAEKPYRAPVPLPDVIEEGTKVQFSCTANVGKPPGNIKWWRFKPNKAVPDHLGELSTTPTMVEDVCVYNLTSSILAYTMSRNDDQSVFRCSVSNDLVKADKDYDNPHEDTKTIRVLYKVGSPIIEVTPNKTEFTAGSFVILSCNANGYPSPLIDNHINYLLWTFTPHGKSDDVILISNNGLLSLENLQHKDSGRYTCTAHNGFNGKTFSSSNHVDLSIHPGKTENQSNVC, encoded by the exons ATGGCAGAGTATGGTAAAATCATCGTTCGCCAGAGAATCCTCACTCTTTTTATTTGTTGTCTTCTTGTCCGTAATT ATTGTAAAGCAGGAACAGTTACCACCAAGTCAACCCTCACGGCGAGGATAGGATTTCATCCGACAGATTTTGAGTGCACATACACGGTAGATGCCGATGAAAACGTCCACGCAGGGGACATTTCCTGGCAGATAGAAAATACGACCGGGAGCGAGAACTTTGAAACATTGGCGGAGTTTTCTCCTCCAGACGCTCATGGAAAACACAACCAGTTTGCCAGCACAGCAACTGGTTCTGACTTTAAATCCCGATCTGTACTCTACGACGTGGTGAACAGTGGTGTGAACACGTTTACCGCGGTGTTTAGACTGAACGAAATAAGGTGTGAAGACGAAGGGAATTACAGATGCGTGGTCGGGTTCTCTACTTCATCGGGATCGTACACTAAATCTTCAAATGTTTCACTAATGGTTACAG TTCCCGCTGAAAAACCGTATCGCGCACCGGTGCCTTTACCGGACGTTATCGAAGAAGGTACAAAGGTACAGTTTTCCTGTACAGCCAACGTAGGGAAGCCTCCAGGAAATATCAAATGGTGGCGCTTCAAACCCAACAAAGCCGTACCGGACCATCTAGGGGAGCTGAGTACTACACCTACAATGGTAGAAGACGTCTGTGTGTACAACCTGACCAGCTCAATATTAGCCTACACGATGTCCAGGAACGACGACCAATCCGTGTTTAGATGCTCGGTCAGCAATGACCTTGTAAAAGCCGACAAAGACTATGACAACCCACACGAGGACACCAAAACCATTCGTGTTCTCT ACAAAGTAGGTAGCCCCATCATTGAGGTGACCCCAAACAAAACTGAGTTTACCGCGGGCTCCTTTGTCATTCTGTCCTGTAACGCCAATGGCTACCCGAGTCCCCTGATTGACAATCACATCAACTATCTCCTCTGGACATTCACGCCCCATGGTAAAAGTGATGACGTCATTCTTATCTCCAACAATGGCCTCCTGAGTCTGGAGAACCTACAGCACAAGGATTCTGGAAGATACACCTGTACCGCTCACAATGGCTTCAATGGCAAAACCTTCAGCAGCAGCAACCACGTGGACCTCTCTATTCACCCAGGTAAAACAGAGAACCAAAGCAATGTATGCTAA